The following proteins are encoded in a genomic region of Phycisphaerae bacterium:
- a CDS encoding glycosyl hydrolase, giving the protein MKRLIYWLSCLLAISCANTLFAWVEWNYTGGSHSWNNVANWGGAVPIASGDPIIRGQGAGNEALIDSGVAAVGNLMWVGFSGQADLDIAGGSLTLNAFRVGVDNGPGNVNLSSGAVTINGDTVVGDSGSGVGTLTMSGGTFTVSNPSWLYIGYNGATGTVNLDGGTLTTYRVVMGSGNPHLNITGGKLVIANTDAAGVANEINSYILAGQLAFYNGDPLATHTLTINGSGFTEVTASPPSGIYAFDPAPANLTTEVALNSNLSWSGGAGAVSHDVYFGNYSPGSFRGNQTAVTYNPGELLPNRTYYWRINEKSGAGITTTGNVWQFTTVSLPWSDNFNSISFTAGGWIVAGSGVTLSSNAGYPSGYGARLKGSSGTNYIRKNKSTEGYNAITIQYDRRVSSSISVTLTVDFSADGGANWTTLETVSGSAGTVWANKNWNLGVTADNNPNLCIRFRTTAGSTNYAYIDNVQITGTELTSVTVPTVAGMTQAEAQTAISNAGLTIGVVTQLYSDTIAAGVVISQNPAAGTGVSLDSAVDLVVSLGPPISGEALYQGFVNPPSEVGPDVYWFWNANALSETEISRELDVLKDAGIQGVLIFPLMEPMGAAKIDEQPLQWLSPEWVSMLKFTTEAAQQRGMYVDVLVGTGWPFGGPSVQPGDGIKIIKLGTTELTGPGTFNGNIHDLMVLPPGAYGETTHGLTPELKFLRLVPKNPQNFDAGTELKNLVQPDGSITFTIPSGQYVLYTGTYREGFIIVNIAAPGGEGTVIDHLSRTALENYLVNFENALKPIMGNQIGLNMRTLHCDSFEVTNANWTSDFAQEFQNRRGYSIEPYLPFIIEWPPASGGYGFNDTVNRVQYDFWKTQQELFNERFLVPFYQWTHNQGTQCRTEGYGCYEIDQLQNKLIADQPMGETWIALNRDIPTSELLIPVDKQASPTDVGIWSCKANKYESSAAHLTGRRQVSCETMTSGSSAFRLRLQDIKIGLDIDFVSGINHTYFHGFNWSPPKAGFPGWFYCGSYIDDKELWWPYFNEINKYNSRLSWVLQNSVSQSQVALMSWESFLWEALAQNGYCVDYVNEKIIRDADYTGGKLNYGSQSYDIIILNRIDAIEPETATALQNFVAAGGKIIFVDYPPVTAPGLADAVNRSNFVTSTIAAMRQQYPDRIIVVAGTDSDGWFNWVPATLAQTGISPMVQISPPDRLFYQIHQSVDGKDIFFFANLDVNNAKTFTANFNIAGKTPWKWDAMTGSRSVMPHNGSTLNITLQPTESLLIVFEPELGGVPETEPVVHYDDYLEINSQWDLTLNRVSEYGPLSSVSYNIYFGTNYNAVDTASRLPFDFDGDGIVQWSDLAELAGQWLKSNTVFDLNGDGSVDFADFAEFAGQFNTEAVPEFYCNQAEPTFNPTGLNPNTTYYWRVDEVTDSATFKGPVWNFATEP; this is encoded by the coding sequence ATGAAAAGGCTCATATACTGGTTATCCTGCCTTTTGGCCATATCGTGCGCCAATACTTTGTTCGCATGGGTTGAATGGAATTACACAGGCGGCAGTCATAGCTGGAATAACGTGGCTAACTGGGGCGGGGCGGTTCCAATCGCTTCAGGCGACCCTATAATACGCGGCCAGGGTGCTGGAAATGAAGCCCTGATTGATTCGGGCGTTGCGGCTGTCGGCAACCTGATGTGGGTGGGGTTCAGCGGACAGGCTGACCTTGATATCGCCGGCGGAAGCCTGACACTTAATGCGTTTCGCGTAGGCGTTGATAACGGACCCGGTAATGTGAATTTGAGCAGCGGGGCCGTAACGATAAATGGGGATACGGTTGTCGGGGACAGCGGCAGCGGTGTCGGTACGCTGACTATGAGCGGCGGCACTTTTACCGTGAGCAATCCCTCCTGGCTTTACATCGGATATAATGGTGCCACCGGTACAGTTAATCTCGATGGCGGAACACTTACGACTTATAGAGTCGTAATGGGCAGCGGCAATCCTCACTTGAATATTACGGGCGGCAAACTTGTGATTGCCAATACAGATGCGGCAGGTGTCGCCAACGAAATTAACAGTTATATTCTGGCAGGACAGCTTGCCTTTTACAACGGCGACCCGCTTGCCACTCACACATTGACGATAAACGGTTCAGGTTTTACCGAAGTTACAGCTTCACCGCCGAGCGGTATATACGCATTTGACCCTGCTCCGGCAAACCTGACAACAGAAGTCGCGCTTAACTCGAATCTATCGTGGTCTGGCGGCGCAGGCGCTGTAAGTCACGATGTCTATTTTGGAAACTATAGTCCCGGTTCGTTCAGAGGTAATCAGACTGCTGTAACATATAATCCGGGCGAGCTTCTGCCGAACAGGACATATTACTGGCGTATCAATGAGAAATCCGGCGCAGGGATAACTACAACTGGCAATGTCTGGCAATTCACAACGGTTTCGCTGCCGTGGTCTGACAATTTCAATAGTATCAGCTTTACCGCAGGCGGCTGGATAGTTGCAGGTTCCGGCGTGACTCTTTCGAGCAACGCAGGATATCCGAGCGGTTACGGGGCAAGACTAAAAGGCAGCAGCGGCACAAACTACATACGGAAAAATAAAAGCACTGAAGGTTATAATGCCATCACTATACAATATGACCGACGGGTCAGCAGCAGTATCAGCGTGACATTGACCGTTGACTTCTCTGCTGACGGCGGGGCGAACTGGACTACTCTTGAAACGGTGAGCGGTTCAGCCGGCACTGTATGGGCAAACAAAAACTGGAATCTGGGCGTGACTGCCGATAACAATCCTAATCTTTGCATCAGATTTCGCACCACCGCAGGTTCAACAAACTACGCATATATCGACAACGTCCAGATTACCGGAACAGAACTTACATCGGTCACTGTGCCGACGGTTGCGGGAATGACCCAGGCCGAGGCACAAACAGCAATTTCAAATGCCGGATTAACTATCGGCGTTGTGACTCAACTTTACAGTGATACAATTGCTGCCGGAGTTGTCATCAGTCAAAACCCGGCCGCGGGAACGGGCGTCTCTTTAGACTCGGCTGTTGATCTTGTAGTATCACTCGGCCCTCCGATTTCTGGCGAAGCATTGTATCAGGGATTTGTAAATCCTCCTTCTGAAGTCGGCCCCGATGTTTATTGGTTCTGGAATGCCAATGCATTGAGCGAAACTGAAATCAGTCGTGAGCTTGATGTGCTGAAAGACGCCGGCATACAAGGTGTTCTGATATTCCCGCTGATGGAGCCGATGGGCGCAGCGAAAATCGATGAACAGCCGCTGCAGTGGCTAAGTCCCGAATGGGTTTCGATGCTCAAGTTTACCACAGAAGCTGCTCAACAGCGCGGAATGTATGTAGATGTTCTGGTTGGTACAGGCTGGCCTTTTGGCGGGCCGTCAGTTCAGCCGGGAGATGGAATAAAGATTATAAAACTTGGCACAACTGAACTTACAGGCCCCGGAACTTTTAATGGAAATATTCACGACCTTATGGTGCTTCCGCCCGGAGCTTATGGCGAAACAACACATGGTTTGACTCCTGAACTGAAATTTTTACGCCTTGTACCGAAAAATCCGCAAAATTTCGATGCCGGAACGGAATTAAAAAATTTAGTTCAGCCGGATGGTTCGATTACATTTACGATTCCATCAGGTCAATACGTTCTTTATACCGGCACTTATCGTGAAGGCTTTATCATTGTCAATATCGCCGCACCCGGCGGTGAAGGTACTGTTATTGACCATTTAAGCAGGACTGCTCTTGAAAATTATCTGGTGAATTTTGAAAACGCGCTGAAACCAATCATGGGTAATCAGATTGGTTTGAATATGCGAACTTTGCACTGCGACAGTTTCGAAGTTACCAACGCAAACTGGACAAGCGATTTCGCCCAGGAGTTTCAGAATCGCCGCGGTTATTCAATCGAGCCATATCTGCCTTTCATTATCGAATGGCCTCCGGCTTCCGGCGGCTATGGATTTAACGATACTGTCAACCGTGTTCAATACGATTTCTGGAAAACACAACAGGAACTCTTCAACGAGCGATTCCTTGTTCCGTTCTATCAGTGGACCCACAATCAGGGAACCCAATGCCGCACCGAAGGTTACGGATGCTACGAGATAGACCAGCTGCAGAACAAGCTCATCGCCGACCAGCCTATGGGCGAGACATGGATAGCGTTGAATCGTGATATTCCGACATCAGAATTGCTTATACCTGTGGATAAACAGGCATCGCCTACCGACGTCGGTATCTGGAGCTGCAAGGCAAACAAGTATGAATCTTCCGCGGCTCATTTGACAGGCAGACGGCAGGTAAGCTGCGAGACTATGACCAGCGGCTCTTCGGCATTTCGTCTTAGGCTTCAGGATATTAAAATCGGCCTCGATATAGATTTTGTTTCAGGCATCAATCATACTTATTTTCACGGGTTTAACTGGTCTCCGCCCAAAGCAGGCTTTCCGGGCTGGTTCTACTGCGGTTCATACATAGACGATAAGGAACTCTGGTGGCCGTATTTTAATGAAATCAATAAATACAATTCGCGGCTGTCGTGGGTGCTGCAAAATTCTGTTTCTCAATCGCAGGTCGCATTGATGTCGTGGGAAAGTTTCCTGTGGGAAGCACTTGCTCAAAACGGCTACTGTGTCGATTACGTCAATGAAAAGATTATCCGGGACGCAGATTACACCGGCGGCAAACTTAACTATGGTTCTCAATCGTATGATATTATAATTTTAAATCGAATCGATGCCATCGAACCTGAAACAGCTACGGCTCTTCAGAATTTCGTTGCGGCAGGCGGGAAAATTATTTTCGTGGATTATCCGCCGGTCACTGCTCCGGGTCTGGCCGATGCTGTCAACAGGAGTAATTTTGTTACGAGCACCATCGCTGCAATGAGACAGCAGTATCCTGACAGAATAATTGTAGTTGCCGGTACCGATTCCGATGGATGGTTCAACTGGGTTCCAGCTACGCTTGCTCAAACTGGTATTAGCCCGATGGTGCAAATTTCGCCGCCTGACAGGCTTTTCTACCAGATACATCAAAGCGTCGACGGCAAAGATATCTTTTTCTTCGCGAACCTTGATGTAAACAACGCGAAAACTTTTACAGCTAATTTCAATATCGCCGGTAAAACACCATGGAAGTGGGACGCTATGACCGGCAGCCGTTCTGTAATGCCTCATAATGGTTCAACGCTTAATATCACGCTTCAGCCGACCGAATCTTTGCTGATTGTATTTGAACCGGAACTGGGCGGCGTGCCTGAAACTGAGCCTGTTGTTCATTATGATGATTATTTAGAGATTAATTCGCAATGGGATTTGACGCTGAATCGTGTCAGTGAATATGGACCTCTCAGTTCTGTCAGTTATAATATTTATTTCGGAACAAATTACAATGCCGTTGATACTGCCTCGCGGCTTCCTTTTGATTTCGATGGTGACGGCATCGTACAGTGGTCCGATTTGGCTGAACTTGCCGGGCAATGGCTCAAATCAAATACAGTTTTCGATTTGAACGGAGACGGCAGCGTTGATTTCGCGGATTTCGCGGAATTTGCCGGGCAGTTCAATACCGAAGCTGTTCCTGAGTTTTACTGCAATCAGGCCGAGCCGACTTTTAACCCAACGGGGTTAAATCCCAATACGACATATTACTGGCGAGTCGATGAAGTAACCGATTCTGCTACGTTTAAAGGACCTGTCTGGAATTTTGCTACAGAACCGTAA
- a CDS encoding glycoside hydrolase family 3 C-terminal domain-containing protein has protein sequence MKNIVPKLSIILAMVSGIILTSSFTFAVSENSSKDFPFRDTSLPIEKRIDDLISRMTIEEKITQLCNDSPAIDRLGIPPYFWWNECVHGVMGRDVTVFPHAIALAAMWNPDLLNKIAVVISDEARAIYRPDGSNGGIASGGLTYWSPMINMARDPRWGRTQESYGEDPYLASRLGVAFVKGLQGDDPKYLKLVATPKHFAANNEEYRRHSGSSEVPEEVLREYYLPHFKACIMEGKAQSIMGAYNAVNGIPCCANTKLLIDILRGEWGFNGCVVSDCGAISDIHLNHHYTATSEQAAAVALRAGCDLNCGIPPKQYVDDYLLKALNKGLVTQDEIDLALSRVLRARFMLGMFDPFESVPYNRIPKSVVDSPKHRKLARQASCESIVLLKNDKSFLPLDKNKLKSLVVIGPYADILCLGNYSGKPTKGVTMLEGIKNKIGSKVQVRYAPGCARTGSLEPIESIYLRPEGGDSNKHGLKAEYFDNKNLEGTPKLVRVDEKVQFDWADTSPVPQMPKDYFSVRWTGKIISPTTGTFTISAGSDDGIRLFINDQKIIDSWLVRGFTTDRAEIKLNKGQEYSIRLEYFENEKDAGVSLGWSAGIDKDQAIAEAARTAASSDIAVVVLGFDDTLEGEEHDRADLDLPQAQNELIQAVYKANPRTAVVLINGSAVTINWIKDNIPAILDAWYCGEEGGNAVADVLFGDYNPSARLPLTFYASMSQLLPFDDYDIRKGRTYMYLKDEPLYAFGYGLSYTTFSYSNLKIGQEKIEPADSAKIYVDIKNTGKRFGQEVVQLYIHNVEASVPRPLKQLCGFRKIALKPGERKTLEFQLPWDSLAFYDVKNKKFTVEPGRFDIMIGSSSDNIKLKGSLEAVY, from the coding sequence ATGAAAAATATAGTGCCAAAACTTAGCATCATCCTGGCTATGGTGTCGGGAATTATTCTTACAAGTTCTTTCACTTTTGCAGTATCGGAAAATAGCAGTAAAGACTTTCCGTTCCGTGATACATCTCTGCCGATTGAAAAACGTATCGATGATTTGATTTCGCGAATGACTATCGAAGAAAAAATTACCCAGTTATGCAACGACTCGCCCGCAATTGACCGTCTCGGTATCCCACCCTATTTCTGGTGGAACGAATGCGTACATGGCGTTATGGGCCGTGATGTAACAGTATTTCCGCACGCTATAGCTCTTGCGGCGATGTGGAATCCCGACTTGCTGAATAAAATCGCTGTGGTAATTTCTGACGAAGCACGCGCAATCTACAGACCAGACGGCAGTAACGGCGGCATAGCCAGCGGCGGCCTGACATACTGGAGCCCGATGATAAATATGGCACGTGACCCGCGATGGGGCAGAACGCAGGAAAGTTACGGAGAAGACCCATATCTTGCTTCGCGTCTGGGTGTAGCTTTCGTAAAAGGTTTGCAGGGCGATGACCCCAAATATCTCAAGCTCGTTGCGACACCAAAACATTTTGCCGCCAACAACGAAGAGTATCGCCGGCATAGCGGTTCATCCGAAGTACCGGAAGAAGTTTTGCGTGAATATTATCTGCCCCACTTCAAAGCCTGCATAATGGAAGGCAAAGCTCAATCAATAATGGGCGCTTATAACGCCGTTAACGGCATTCCCTGCTGCGCAAACACAAAATTACTGATAGACATACTTCGGGGCGAATGGGGTTTCAATGGATGCGTGGTTTCAGACTGCGGAGCTATTTCCGATATTCATCTAAATCATCATTATACAGCCACATCGGAACAGGCCGCTGCCGTTGCGTTAAGAGCCGGCTGCGACCTTAACTGCGGAATTCCCCCGAAACAATATGTCGATGATTATCTGCTCAAGGCACTGAATAAGGGACTCGTTACACAGGACGAGATCGACCTTGCACTTAGCCGGGTATTGAGAGCAAGATTTATGCTCGGTATGTTCGACCCGTTCGAATCGGTGCCGTACAATCGCATTCCAAAAAGCGTTGTCGATTCGCCGAAGCACAGGAAGCTCGCACGGCAGGCAAGCTGCGAATCGATAGTACTTCTGAAAAATGACAAGAGCTTTTTACCGCTTGATAAAAATAAATTGAAAAGCTTAGTCGTAATCGGCCCTTACGCGGACATACTGTGCCTTGGCAACTATTCAGGCAAGCCGACAAAAGGTGTTACTATGCTTGAGGGAATCAAAAACAAAATTGGTTCTAAAGTTCAGGTCAGGTATGCCCCCGGCTGCGCCAGAACCGGAAGTCTTGAGCCGATTGAATCAATCTATCTGCGGCCCGAAGGCGGCGATTCAAACAAACACGGCCTAAAGGCAGAATACTTTGACAATAAAAATCTGGAAGGAACGCCAAAACTTGTTCGTGTCGATGAGAAAGTACAGTTTGATTGGGCAGATACTTCTCCTGTGCCGCAGATGCCGAAAGATTATTTTTCTGTCCGCTGGACAGGCAAAATCATTTCTCCGACAACAGGCACATTTACAATAAGTGCCGGCAGCGATGACGGTATTCGGCTGTTTATAAACGACCAAAAAATTATTGACAGCTGGCTCGTAAGAGGTTTCACGACTGACAGGGCTGAAATAAAGCTGAACAAAGGTCAGGAATATTCCATAAGACTCGAATATTTTGAAAATGAAAAAGATGCAGGAGTTTCGCTTGGATGGAGTGCCGGTATTGACAAGGACCAGGCAATCGCCGAAGCTGCGCGGACGGCGGCCTCCTCTGATATCGCCGTTGTCGTACTTGGCTTTGATGATACTTTGGAAGGTGAAGAGCACGACCGGGCAGACCTTGATTTGCCGCAGGCTCAAAACGAACTTATCCAGGCTGTCTATAAAGCCAATCCTCGTACCGCAGTAGTTCTCATCAACGGCAGTGCCGTAACGATTAACTGGATAAAAGACAATATACCTGCTATTCTTGATGCATGGTATTGCGGCGAGGAAGGCGGCAACGCCGTTGCCGACGTTCTATTTGGCGATTATAACCCAAGCGCTCGATTACCTCTGACCTTTTACGCCTCGATGTCACAACTGCTGCCATTCGACGATTACGACATCAGGAAAGGCCGTACTTATATGTACCTTAAAGACGAACCGCTGTATGCATTCGGCTATGGTCTTAGTTATACGACTTTTTCGTACAGTAATTTAAAAATTGGCCAGGAAAAAATAGAGCCCGCAGATTCTGCTAAAATTTATGTAGATATAAAAAACACCGGTAAACGCTTCGGGCAGGAAGTCGTTCAGCTTTACATCCATAACGTCGAAGCAAGTGTGCCTCGTCCGCTGAAACAGTTATGCGGATTCAGGAAAATCGCTTTGAAGCCGGGCGAAAGAAAAACCTTAGAATTTCAATTGCCATGGGACAGCCTTGCGTTTTATGATGTAAAAAATAAAAAATTCACCGTCGAGCCGGGCAGATTCGATATTATGATTGGAAGTTCCTCTGATAATATAAAACTTAAAGGTTCACTCGAAGCGGTTTATTGA
- a CDS encoding glycosyl hydrolase — MNIKQIFFMYLLFTLLISTGNAVTNNELYLGFINPPAEVGPDVYWWWNASALSESEVIRELDVLKGAGIHGVLIFPLMEPIGATKIDDKYLKWLSPEWAKMLKFTVDAAKERDMYVDLLVGTGWPFGGPSVENGDGIKIIKLAKKELTGPGTFQGNIKDLMVLPPGAYGETTHGLEPKLQFLRLVPKKLEKFEPGIELKDKVKADGSIQFEIPAGQYVLYTGTYREGFIIVNIAAPGGEGPVIDHLSKPALDKYLATFENALKPYMGQQIGKNVRALHCDSFEFTGANWTADLAQEFEKRRGYSLEPYLPFVIEWPPVYLGGSFDETVNRVQYDLWKTQKELFYERFMMPFKDWCHKQGADFRNEAYGCYSTEKLSANLLPDVTMGETWIGLLNELPPDEIRIPLDKDSSPGSYGLWNLWCNKYAASGAHLNGRNTIACETMTSGSAAFRLRPEDIKTGLDTTFVSGQNHIFYHGYNSSPPEAGFPGWFYCGSYIDEKALWWPYFNEINLYTARLSWILQKSTSRSQVAVMTWENFLWPALHQNGYCVDYVNEDILQNAKMSKGKLIYGPQEYEILIMNRVDAIEPQTAKAIKDFAEAGGKIIFVDHAPGYAPGLTDAVSRSKQTNDTITEIVKRFPDRIFVIPGAESSEWLNWVQVNLAKTGIKPVVQISKPDKLLYQIHQSFEDKDIFFFANLDVNNSKNFTANFNISNKTAWRWDPATGKRYVMPYNKNANTLDIVLKPRESLLLVFEPDLTGKPVRTPVVHADDFYQIDTPWNLTLKHVSGCTIRRELTTLIDFKDDPELSKFSGTAIYQTQFEAPDLKRTFLSLGITYGISEVKLNGKTLGHTWNGDYTYDARGVLKRGKNNLEISIITTLSNFFRVWDNPVALRWTTDKGVKRLIVSEGLIGPVRLLRQD; from the coding sequence ATGAACATCAAACAAATCTTTTTCATGTACCTGTTATTCACACTTCTAATCAGCACCGGCAATGCGGTAACGAATAATGAATTGTATCTGGGTTTTATCAACCCGCCTGCCGAAGTCGGGCCGGATGTGTATTGGTGGTGGAACGCCAGCGCCTTAAGCGAATCGGAAGTAATCCGGGAACTGGACGTTCTTAAAGGGGCGGGGATTCATGGAGTGTTGATATTTCCGCTGATGGAGCCGATTGGGGCCACGAAGATTGACGATAAATATCTCAAATGGCTCAGCCCTGAATGGGCGAAAATGCTCAAATTCACTGTTGATGCCGCTAAAGAGCGTGATATGTATGTCGATTTGCTTGTCGGCACCGGCTGGCCATTTGGCGGACCGTCTGTAGAAAACGGCGATGGAATCAAAATAATAAAGCTTGCGAAAAAAGAGCTTACCGGGCCGGGTACATTCCAGGGCAATATAAAAGATTTAATGGTACTGCCGCCCGGGGCGTATGGCGAGACCACGCACGGTTTGGAGCCGAAACTTCAGTTTTTACGGCTGGTGCCAAAGAAGCTGGAAAAATTCGAGCCGGGCATTGAACTGAAAGATAAGGTAAAAGCCGACGGCTCAATTCAATTTGAAATTCCCGCAGGCCAGTATGTACTTTATACCGGAACGTATCGTGAAGGTTTTATCATTGTCAATATTGCCGCTCCCGGCGGCGAAGGTCCGGTGATTGACCACCTCAGTAAACCGGCTCTCGACAAATATCTGGCAACTTTTGAAAATGCCCTAAAGCCATATATGGGCCAGCAGATTGGCAAAAATGTTCGCGCTCTGCATTGCGACAGTTTTGAATTTACCGGCGCCAACTGGACTGCTGACCTTGCACAGGAGTTTGAAAAACGCCGCGGTTATTCGCTCGAACCGTATCTGCCATTTGTAATTGAATGGCCCCCTGTTTATTTGGGCGGCAGTTTCGATGAGACTGTAAATCGTGTTCAGTATGACTTATGGAAAACGCAAAAAGAGCTTTTCTACGAACGATTTATGATGCCATTTAAAGACTGGTGCCATAAGCAAGGTGCGGATTTCCGCAATGAGGCTTACGGCTGTTATTCAACGGAGAAACTTAGTGCCAACCTGCTGCCCGACGTTACGATGGGCGAGACATGGATTGGGCTCCTGAACGAATTGCCTCCTGACGAAATAAGAATCCCTTTGGATAAAGACAGTTCGCCGGGCAGTTACGGGCTATGGAACCTCTGGTGTAATAAATATGCTGCTTCCGGCGCACACCTTAACGGCCGAAACACGATTGCCTGCGAGACTATGACAAGCGGCTCGGCAGCGTTCAGGCTCAGACCTGAAGATATTAAAACAGGACTGGATACTACATTTGTTTCCGGACAAAATCATATTTTCTACCACGGATATAATTCTTCGCCGCCGGAGGCAGGTTTTCCGGGATGGTTCTACTGCGGTTCATATATTGATGAGAAGGCGTTATGGTGGCCGTATTTTAATGAGATAAATCTTTATACTGCCCGGCTATCATGGATACTTCAGAAATCGACTTCCCGCTCGCAGGTTGCAGTTATGACATGGGAGAATTTTTTATGGCCGGCTTTGCATCAAAACGGCTACTGTGTCGATTATGTAAATGAAGATATTCTTCAAAATGCAAAAATGAGTAAAGGCAAACTGATATATGGGCCTCAGGAATACGAAATTCTCATTATGAACAGGGTCGATGCGATCGAGCCGCAAACCGCAAAAGCCATCAAAGACTTCGCCGAGGCCGGCGGAAAAATTATTTTCGTTGACCATGCACCGGGTTACGCTCCGGGCCTTACCGATGCTGTCAGCAGGAGCAAACAAACCAACGATACTATCACAGAAATTGTGAAGCGGTTTCCTGACAGGATATTTGTTATACCGGGAGCCGAGTCGAGTGAATGGTTAAATTGGGTACAAGTCAATCTCGCCAAAACCGGCATCAAACCTGTTGTTCAGATATCGAAACCTGACAAGCTGCTTTATCAAATTCATCAGAGTTTCGAGGATAAGGATATTTTCTTCTTTGCGAACCTTGACGTAAACAACTCTAAGAATTTTACAGCTAATTTCAATATCTCCAATAAGACAGCATGGCGATGGGACCCTGCGACCGGCAAGCGTTATGTGATGCCGTATAATAAAAATGCAAACACTCTTGATATCGTGCTTAAGCCCAGAGAATCGCTGCTGCTGGTTTTTGAGCCTGACCTGACCGGCAAACCTGTCCGGACTCCTGTTGTTCATGCAGACGATTTTTACCAGATAGATACGCCGTGGAATTTAACACTCAAACACGTTAGCGGATGCACTATTCGGCGGGAACTTACGACCCTCATAGATTTCAAGGATGACCCTGAGCTGTCCAAATTCAGCGGAACGGCAATTTATCAAACGCAGTTCGAAGCACCGGATTTGAAACGTACATTTTTATCGCTCGGAATAACGTATGGCATTTCAGAAGTAAAACTTAA
- a CDS encoding glycosylhydrolase-like jelly roll fold domain-containing protein: MKTFIYVLSCLLILAFANGAFAWVEWRYAGTNHNWNQPNNWTPAQIPAAGQYPIMRGYGSDDYAVIGSGVNAVGHTMWVGFSGQADLNVAGGSLTLNALHVGVDGGPGNVNLSSGIITINGDPAIGDGSGTGNLNITGGSFIVNGGWLYLGYNGGTGTINLDGGTLTTFKVFMSSGNPHMNITNGKLIITNTDSVGVINEFNGYIQAGQVTLFGGNPLAEYSAVVNGSGYTEITASIRSADVWNPTPANNSTGISRNPTISWFAGTTSERTLPILIDFKNDPCLAQFSGTAIYRTEFNVTDMQHTLLSLGTVYGIAEVTLNGINLGHKWYGEYTYDAASAMIIGTNVLEVKVTTTLSNFFSVWDNPVAQMWTRNREPISEGMVGPVRLLRQE; this comes from the coding sequence ATGAAAACATTTATATACGTTTTATCCTGCCTTTTGATTTTGGCATTCGCCAATGGCGCTTTTGCCTGGGTCGAATGGAGATACGCCGGAACAAATCATAACTGGAATCAACCGAATAATTGGACTCCGGCACAAATTCCTGCTGCTGGTCAGTACCCGATAATGCGGGGATATGGTTCGGACGATTATGCGGTTATCGGCAGCGGAGTAAATGCTGTCGGCCATACTATGTGGGTTGGTTTCAGCGGACAGGCTGACCTCAACGTTGCAGGTGGAAGTCTGACTCTTAACGCTTTACATGTCGGTGTTGATGGCGGGCCGGGAAACGTAAATTTAAGCAGCGGCATAATAACCATAAATGGCGACCCGGCTATTGGTGACGGCAGCGGAACAGGCAATCTCAATATTACCGGCGGCTCATTTATAGTAAATGGCGGCTGGCTTTACCTGGGCTATAACGGCGGAACAGGTACAATTAATCTCGATGGCGGCACACTGACCACATTCAAAGTTTTCATGAGCAGCGGCAATCCGCATATGAATATCACCAATGGCAAACTCATTATCACTAATACCGATTCGGTTGGTGTTATCAATGAATTTAATGGTTACATTCAGGCAGGTCAGGTTACTCTTTTTGGCGGCAATCCGCTGGCAGAATATTCAGCGGTCGTCAATGGCTCAGGATATACTGAGATAACCGCGTCAATTCGCAGCGCAGATGTCTGGAATCCGACCCCGGCAAATAATTCCACAGGCATCAGCCGTAATCCTACTATTTCGTGGTTTGCCGGTACCACAAGCGAGCGAACGCTTCCTATACTCATTGATTTCAAAAACGACCCCTGTCTCGCTCAGTTCAGCGGCACTGCGATATATCGTACGGAATTTAATGTAACCGATATGCAGCATACGCTTCTTTCGCTTGGCACCGTCTATGGCATCGCGGAAGTTACACTCAATGGCATAAATCTCGGTCATAAATGGTATGGCGAGTATACTTATGATGCCGCCAGTGCGATGATAATCGGTACGAATGTATTGGAAGTAAAAGTAACGACAACACTTTCTAACTTTTTCAGTGTTTGGGATAACCCTGTCGCGCAGATGTGGACACGAAACAGAGAGCCGATATCTGAAGGTATGGTTGGGCCTGTCCGACTGCTTAGACAGGAATAG